A single window of Dermacentor albipictus isolate Rhodes 1998 colony chromosome 1, USDA_Dalb.pri_finalv2, whole genome shotgun sequence DNA harbors:
- the LOC135903531 gene encoding protein DBF4 homolog B-like isoform X1 → MSSRTEARRILTVSKKKTDGQRYSRPLENKKFYLHFKNRRPPPQLSQDLSSLGARVEPFFGKDVSCVITDQQDLRPASTPPKPNSVDSSGPSTSPSVFVGPSTSTGRSSDLKSSRHTGRGQALVQKAMQNASGSTDVLELCRQWQIEVSYIKSFLPWLQKLKEKALLESAKHGKENAKTKQKSDLPQKIVPPFIKIEDMQCVFKPLYRSLKQWPDVTADRCQQRVPKPKESAPVPKEPAPLPKEPAEPVADSHLKGVLLRPGTSKVAPRVKVTEQKKLNCEICGCSYICLQKHLESEKHQKFMQNANNFSIVSDIISTLPCALPNRPAHPLSEINGQDWSMAGPAFPSTSGDEENVLGLTAGRPWSSPPQAVSVIKGHPGAVKQSGFSGTISALRHLKVTRKKSAPIAENPEEASTAGGSRLRKRPATFSDFETQAVVKDARMFLCCSDSCSKKEECVPPSFSSEPSGTTNNLLVGFNIVGGNPGCTSVKSAGNFDHNMSEFFDKASESLFSDSSTMEYSWTDVVSGVVPEPTLSRRQCDAASDPDSDDSFLQFVSRAIAEEQPKTSCAAGKKHRSSAANDEGLCLGSDVHTAVEPEPMTIRF, encoded by the exons ATGTCTTCTCGTACTGAAGCTCGCCGGATCCT TACAGtgagcaaaaagaaaacagatggCCAGCGGTACTCCAGGCCACTCGAGAACAAAAAGTTCTATCTTCACTTCAAGAACcgtcgacctcctccccaactcAGCCAAGACCTCTCGAGTCTGGGAGCT AGGGTAGAGCCATTTTTCGGGAAGGACGTCTCGTGCGTCATTACTGATCAGCAGGATCTCAGGCCTGCTTCAACACCGCCGAAGCCAAATTCGGTGGATTCCAGTGGCCCATCCACAAGTCCGTCTGTTTTTGTTGG ACCTTCTACATCAACGGGGCGATCGAGTGATCTGAAGAGTAGTCGTCACACA GGTCGAGGACAAGCTCTTGTCCAAAAGGCGATGCAAAATGCG TCTGGCTCAACAGATGTTCTGGAATTGTGTCGACAGTGGCAGATAGAGGTCTCTTACATTAAAAGCTTCCTTCCGTGGCTGCAGAAGCTTAAGGAGAAAGCCCTGCTGGAAAGTGCAAAGCATGggaaagaaaatgcaaaaacaaaacaaaaatctgaCCTTCCACAAAAGATTGTACCACCTTTCATCAAGATAGAGGACATGCAGTG CGTGTTCAAGCCACTTTATCGGAGCCTTAAACAGTGGCCAGACGTCACTGCTGATCGTTGCCAGCAGAGGGTACCTAAGCCCAAGGAATCTGCCCCTGTGCCCAAGGAACCTGCACCTTTACCCAAGGAACCTGCTGAACCTGTTGCTGACAGTCATCTAAAAGGGGTTCTGCTGAG GCCAGGCACATCAAAAGTAGCGCCCCGGGTCAAGGTCACTGAGCAGAAGAAGCTAAATTGTGAAATATGTGGTTGTTCCTATATCTGCCTGCAGAAA CACTTGGAATCTGAGAAGCACCAGAAGTTCATGCAAAATGCCAACAACTTCAGCATCGTCAGTGACATCATTTCTACGCTTCCGTGCGCCTTGCCAAATCGTCCGGCTCATCCTTTGTCGGAGATAAACGGTCAAGACTGGTCAATGGCAGGCCCTGCCTTCCCATCGACCTCCGGTGATGAAGAAAATGTGCTTGGTCTTACTGCAGGTCGGCCCTGGTCGTCTCCTCCTCAAGCGGTATCTGTCATAAAGGGCCATCCTGGTGCAGTCAAACAGTCTGGATTTTCTGGCACCATCTCTGCCCTCCGGCATCTGAAGGTTACGCGCAAGAAATCTGCCCCCATTGCTGAAAATCCAGAGGAGGCGTCTACTGCTGGTGGCTCACGTCTGAGGAAAAGACCCGCAACATTTTCTGATTTTGAGACTCAGGCCGTCGTGAAGGACGCCCGAATGTTTTTGTGTTGCAGTGACTCGTGCAGCAAGAAAGAGGAATGCGTCCCTCCCAGCTTCTCATCCGAACCCAGTGGAACGACTAACAATCTCTTGGTTGGCTTCAACATTGTGGGAGGTAATCCAGGATGCACATCTGTCAAGAGTGCTGGAAACTTTGACCACAACATGAGTGAATTTTTTGACAAAGCATCGGAAAGCTTATTCAGCGACAGTTCCACAATGGAATATTCGTGGACTGATGTTGTGAGTGGTGTTGTTCCCGAGCCAACCCTTTCCAGAAGACAGTGTGATGCAGCATCAGATCCAGACAGTGATGACAGTTTTTTGCAGTTTGTGTCTCGTGCCATCGCTGAAGAACAGCCAAAAACTAGTTGTGCTGCAGGAAAAAAACACAGATCAAGCGCAGCCAACGATGAGGGTTTGTGTTTGGGAAGTGATGTACATACTGCTGTTGAACCAGAGCCCATGACAATTCGTTTTTAA
- the LOC135903531 gene encoding protein DBF4 homolog B-like isoform X2 gives MLGTVSKKKTDGQRYSRPLENKKFYLHFKNRRPPPQLSQDLSSLGARVEPFFGKDVSCVITDQQDLRPASTPPKPNSVDSSGPSTSPSVFVGPSTSTGRSSDLKSSRHTGRGQALVQKAMQNASGSTDVLELCRQWQIEVSYIKSFLPWLQKLKEKALLESAKHGKENAKTKQKSDLPQKIVPPFIKIEDMQCVFKPLYRSLKQWPDVTADRCQQRVPKPKESAPVPKEPAPLPKEPAEPVADSHLKGVLLRPGTSKVAPRVKVTEQKKLNCEICGCSYICLQKHLESEKHQKFMQNANNFSIVSDIISTLPCALPNRPAHPLSEINGQDWSMAGPAFPSTSGDEENVLGLTAGRPWSSPPQAVSVIKGHPGAVKQSGFSGTISALRHLKVTRKKSAPIAENPEEASTAGGSRLRKRPATFSDFETQAVVKDARMFLCCSDSCSKKEECVPPSFSSEPSGTTNNLLVGFNIVGGNPGCTSVKSAGNFDHNMSEFFDKASESLFSDSSTMEYSWTDVVSGVVPEPTLSRRQCDAASDPDSDDSFLQFVSRAIAEEQPKTSCAAGKKHRSSAANDEGLCLGSDVHTAVEPEPMTIRF, from the exons ATGCTAGG TACAGtgagcaaaaagaaaacagatggCCAGCGGTACTCCAGGCCACTCGAGAACAAAAAGTTCTATCTTCACTTCAAGAACcgtcgacctcctccccaactcAGCCAAGACCTCTCGAGTCTGGGAGCT AGGGTAGAGCCATTTTTCGGGAAGGACGTCTCGTGCGTCATTACTGATCAGCAGGATCTCAGGCCTGCTTCAACACCGCCGAAGCCAAATTCGGTGGATTCCAGTGGCCCATCCACAAGTCCGTCTGTTTTTGTTGG ACCTTCTACATCAACGGGGCGATCGAGTGATCTGAAGAGTAGTCGTCACACA GGTCGAGGACAAGCTCTTGTCCAAAAGGCGATGCAAAATGCG TCTGGCTCAACAGATGTTCTGGAATTGTGTCGACAGTGGCAGATAGAGGTCTCTTACATTAAAAGCTTCCTTCCGTGGCTGCAGAAGCTTAAGGAGAAAGCCCTGCTGGAAAGTGCAAAGCATGggaaagaaaatgcaaaaacaaaacaaaaatctgaCCTTCCACAAAAGATTGTACCACCTTTCATCAAGATAGAGGACATGCAGTG CGTGTTCAAGCCACTTTATCGGAGCCTTAAACAGTGGCCAGACGTCACTGCTGATCGTTGCCAGCAGAGGGTACCTAAGCCCAAGGAATCTGCCCCTGTGCCCAAGGAACCTGCACCTTTACCCAAGGAACCTGCTGAACCTGTTGCTGACAGTCATCTAAAAGGGGTTCTGCTGAG GCCAGGCACATCAAAAGTAGCGCCCCGGGTCAAGGTCACTGAGCAGAAGAAGCTAAATTGTGAAATATGTGGTTGTTCCTATATCTGCCTGCAGAAA CACTTGGAATCTGAGAAGCACCAGAAGTTCATGCAAAATGCCAACAACTTCAGCATCGTCAGTGACATCATTTCTACGCTTCCGTGCGCCTTGCCAAATCGTCCGGCTCATCCTTTGTCGGAGATAAACGGTCAAGACTGGTCAATGGCAGGCCCTGCCTTCCCATCGACCTCCGGTGATGAAGAAAATGTGCTTGGTCTTACTGCAGGTCGGCCCTGGTCGTCTCCTCCTCAAGCGGTATCTGTCATAAAGGGCCATCCTGGTGCAGTCAAACAGTCTGGATTTTCTGGCACCATCTCTGCCCTCCGGCATCTGAAGGTTACGCGCAAGAAATCTGCCCCCATTGCTGAAAATCCAGAGGAGGCGTCTACTGCTGGTGGCTCACGTCTGAGGAAAAGACCCGCAACATTTTCTGATTTTGAGACTCAGGCCGTCGTGAAGGACGCCCGAATGTTTTTGTGTTGCAGTGACTCGTGCAGCAAGAAAGAGGAATGCGTCCCTCCCAGCTTCTCATCCGAACCCAGTGGAACGACTAACAATCTCTTGGTTGGCTTCAACATTGTGGGAGGTAATCCAGGATGCACATCTGTCAAGAGTGCTGGAAACTTTGACCACAACATGAGTGAATTTTTTGACAAAGCATCGGAAAGCTTATTCAGCGACAGTTCCACAATGGAATATTCGTGGACTGATGTTGTGAGTGGTGTTGTTCCCGAGCCAACCCTTTCCAGAAGACAGTGTGATGCAGCATCAGATCCAGACAGTGATGACAGTTTTTTGCAGTTTGTGTCTCGTGCCATCGCTGAAGAACAGCCAAAAACTAGTTGTGCTGCAGGAAAAAAACACAGATCAAGCGCAGCCAACGATGAGGGTTTGTGTTTGGGAAGTGATGTACATACTGCTGTTGAACCAGAGCCCATGACAATTCGTTTTTAA